The genomic window GTTCCAAGACTTTGTTCATTTATGGTCCCTTTGCAGACAGGCCGACTGTCTCATTAATCCCAACTCGTCCTCTGCTTGATAGCTTCTTTCAAAGAAGCTATTACATACTTCAGGTCTGCAAGGTAAGACTCTTATTACTGCCAGCTGAAAATGCATTTCTATCCCAGCACAAGCTGTGTTACATTGAGGTGACAGGTGACATTGAAAGAGCAGCATGATGTGAGAGCTCGAGCAGATGGTTAACTCTATTAAGGATTTGCAGAGTGAAAACGAAAGATTTGATAAGTAGGGGAAAACTGTGACTCTTACCACCAGGTGACTTCAGAGCTTTATGAATGAAGTCTGCTGCCGGCTGGAAGTAAACATCCAGATCGAAGTGAGTCGAGTCGTCTGCTGGAATGCCAAAATACACAAAGTCGTTGCCATAAAAGCGTTGGTTCCCTACGCTGCCGCGCTTGGAGTGAGCAGCGTTTAACACATGAGTTATGCCTAATTTCAGCAGGGCAGCCTTGTTTTGGGCTGCTGCCCTGgcaagacagaaacagaaagaagttCAAGACTTGTGTGGGAGTTATGCATCGCAGCACAATGATTCGATGCCAGAATGATTCAGTGAGTGGACGGAGTTACTTCAAAGACCTTTCGAAATAGCAAATTTGTTAATTCTTAAATGAAACTCGTACTTACACATTTCCTATGTATACGTTCGGCCACACCTCATCAATCTGATTTAGGTGCAGCTTACAAGAGTCCAAAACCTTTTGCAGGTCCTTCACAGTCAGGTATTCTTTTCGCTTGTCTTTCACAGTTGGCATTTTTTAGGTCCAAATCTCTTGCCTTGGATCGACTGCGGGCCAAAATGTTTGTCGTATTAAAGCAGCCTCAGTCTTTCTGCAGCTCCAGATGATCGGTACGAGCAGGTGCTGTCACTGGACAGTTACCCAATTTGGTGCCTAACCTAGCGTGTAGTCTTACTCGCGGAGAGGGCGAGAGCAACAAACGCGCGCAGCTCGGGCTCCGCTTCGCCACACCACTGCCTGCAGGACTCTCGTTTAATAAGAATCGTTTTATAAAGCAGAGATAATTGGGCGTGATTGCGGTTAAATTGTTAAAGCGCACAGCTTACGCCGGATGTAACATCAGCTTTTACGGAACGGAAATGCTCCGGCAGCTTCGTGTGGCTCGTTAAAGAGTCCCGAGATGAACAGCTCATGAAAGcaaactgagtttaaaaaaaaaaaaaagtgaaacaaatatTAGCTTCACTGATGGCAAGACATGACATTTAAAGGCCTTCCTGTGCAGATGTTACTTTTCAGGTTTCAGGTCAATTTTTAcccattttagctttaaaactgagagaaaaaacaatcattaacCTCACTTTAACAccactaaatgtatttttttattccttttcatTAGGACTGTAAATGTGTATGTAAAATGTGGGTGTGTTATAAAATACCAGAATCAGTCGATATGTGTCTCCGGGTCGTTTTTGACCTGGAGAACGCTATCGACTGATTATTAAAGATGCTtctgctcagtgtgtgtgtgtgtgtgtgtaatgagaCAAATCCCACCTGAAATGTAGGCTTCGAGAAATTATACGCGAAAAGTGAAGTTTGTTTACGTGAAAAACTGAAGTTTCACAGAATCTGCGTGGCAagggtttgcttttttttcttcgaCAGCACAGGTGTTGTAAAGGAAACCGTCTCTCCTCAGTCCTTGTGGACACATTGTTTAAACCCTCGGACATTTAATCCCAACATTTAAAGGGACTAGATCGgtagtttgattttaaaagtttgtttttaaaagttggcACAAACTGTggtttttagtctttaaaacaaCTATTTCAAACTTACATAACCTTTGGtggtcatttaaaaagaaaaagttggcAGAAACATTCAATCAAACTAATCTTTCAGGCATCCGGTGgacattttgaaaatttaaCCAAATCTAAATGGTTCTTCTGTTCTGATTCTCTATTTGAGAGTCAGGAAATAGTCGAATGTAGATTTTACTGTAGAATGACAGACTAAAAAACGTCTCAATGTACCGGCTTTCCAGGCATGATTCTCATTAAGCAGCATTAGAGAAAAAGGAAATTCTTCAGTTCCTGAAACAAACCGCTGAAAGTCAAAGACCAGTGTCTCCCTCCTCTGGCAGGTGCTTTATTCACCTTCAGGAGAACCGATGCTCCGCTCGGACTGAGTTCATTTCTTGCGCAGTTTCACGTCCAAAGCACGAAGCTGTCTGAGGAATCCCCCGTTTGGGAAAATCCACCTGCGCTCTTTGACTTTACCGATGGCGTCTAAGAGGGTGTAGCCGTGGTGGATCATCAGGTAGGCCAGGACGAGAGAGGCGGACCTGCTCACTCCGACGGCACAGTGAACCAGAACCCGAACTGAAGAAGAAGGAAACGCACTGAATGCAGAGCCTGCTTtgactttttctgtgtttattccCGACAAGACGATTGACTTGTGTTAAAACCTGACGTCGGGGCAACATGGTTTACCGCCATCAGCGTTGAGTGCGTTCCGAATGTAGTCGGCAGCGGGGAAGAAATAACCAGAGAGTTTCGAAGGTTGGCGAGTCATCTGCAGGGACTCCGTAATAATCCACGGAGGGCCCGTAGAAGTCATGACTCCCCTGACAGTACATCCTCCCGTGAGCTGCGTTCACAACATGAGTAATTCCCTGCTTCCATAGACTGTAGCGATCATTGGCAACTGACCTGAGGGCAAAGGAAGCTATTTGTAAtctgaaaaagagagagagaggaaaaaaaaagtgaatttacaACACAGTCCAGAGCAGGACTCAACACTTACATGTCCCCAATGAAGAGGTTAGGCCAGACTTCGTCCAGAtggttcccaaaccttttaCCACCAAACAAAACCTTCTGCAGCTCTTTAACAGAGGGAGGGGTGTAACTGCTGTCCTGCATATTGTTCATTTCTGATTACACACAGGCTGTATTTATTGACTCACATTAGCTGTTTTAAAGCGTAAACTCAGATGATTTACAATTTGATTACCTAAAATTTGATTTCCAAACCCTGCTGAGGCTTTACCGCAGCCACGCTGTTACTGACAGAGACAGGTGCTCGagttctaaaattaaaacagcgACCCATTTTCTAAATGTCACATTTACAACTCTAGATCTGTATGAATTACTTGACTCGATGCTCAcatgtttattcattttgttgctttaaaataagcAGCCAATACAGGTTGCAGTTGAATAAACAAATAGGATCCAACTTGTAGCAAAATCAGTGCATGTCTGTGCTGTTTCTGTGGGAGCTGTATTTGCAAAATTGTATTGACCGGCTCCTGCCAAAGGgcaaaaagtgtgtgtttgtgtgtgtctgtctgttaccagaaTAGTTCTccaaattttcagaaagtaataattcgATGCATGTCGTCAACCTATTAACTTTTGTGGTCGATCCAATTCAAGGtgttgacattagccaacacgaaatattttgtaatattgCATTACATTGTGCAGCTAAAACTTAATCATATC from Kryptolebias marmoratus isolate JLee-2015 linkage group LG17, ASM164957v2, whole genome shotgun sequence includes these protein-coding regions:
- the LOC108245992 gene encoding LOW QUALITY PROTEIN: dual specificity protein phosphatase 13-like (The sequence of the model RefSeq protein was modified relative to this genomic sequence to represent the inferred CDS: deleted 1 base in 1 codon); the encoded protein is MNNMQDSSYTPPSVKELQKVLFGGKRFGNHLDEVWPNLFIGDMSVANDRYSLWKQGITHVVNAAHGRMYCQGSHDFYGPSVDYYGVPADDSPTFELSGYFFPAADYIRNALNADGVRVLVHCAVGVSRSASLVLAYLMIHHGYTLLDAIGKVKERRWIFPNGGFLRQLRALDVKLRKK
- the LOC108245984 gene encoding dual specificity protein phosphatase 13; its protein translation is MPTVKDKRKEYLTVKDLQKVLDSCKLHLNQIDEVWPNVYIGNVAAAQNKAALLKLGITHVLNAAHSKRGSVGNQRFYGNDFVYFGIPADDSTHFDLDVYFQPAADFIHKALKSPGGKVLVHCIMGMSRSSTLVLAYLMIYHRLPLKQALQKLIQKRAIYPNRNFLALLLDLDLQLTKKKKKSCQIL